A window of the Flavobacterium sangjuense genome harbors these coding sequences:
- a CDS encoding tetratricopeptide repeat protein, whose product MNLTDYTYLLNKPEAINDRYAETLDNVLTAFPYFQSARVLKLKHLYNQDSFNYNYALKVSAAYTTDRSILFDFITSDSFVSVQKGLYEKKLEELMNMSVIGSEHIIVEANQPIVDALEQSILTSIKEATATEEQKAEEKLAIGKPLEFSKNEKHSFQEWLQLSRLKPIVREDSSDSEQTQQIKSSFADDKKKKLDLIDKFIENNPKITPIAKDATVPVIEVIPEDTSHLMTETLARVYLEQKKYSKAIQAYEILILKYPEKSSFFANRISDIKILQQNNN is encoded by the coding sequence ATGAACTTAACAGATTACACATATTTACTCAACAAACCTGAAGCTATAAATGACAGGTACGCTGAAACATTGGACAATGTTTTGACTGCGTTTCCTTATTTTCAAAGTGCCCGTGTGTTGAAGTTAAAACATCTGTATAATCAGGACAGTTTTAATTATAATTACGCTCTGAAAGTTTCTGCTGCTTATACTACGGACAGAAGTATTTTATTCGATTTTATCACTTCCGATTCTTTTGTATCTGTACAAAAAGGCTTGTACGAAAAGAAGTTGGAAGAACTAATGAACATGAGTGTCATTGGAAGCGAACATATCATTGTAGAAGCCAATCAGCCTATTGTTGATGCTTTAGAACAATCTATTTTAACTTCTATCAAAGAAGCTACGGCCACAGAAGAACAAAAAGCAGAAGAAAAATTAGCTATCGGAAAACCATTAGAGTTTTCTAAAAACGAGAAACATTCGTTTCAGGAATGGTTGCAATTATCACGATTAAAACCAATTGTCAGAGAAGACTCGAGCGATAGCGAACAGACGCAGCAAATTAAATCTTCATTTGCTGATGACAAGAAGAAAAAATTAGATTTAATCGACAAATTCATCGAGAACAATCCGAAGATAACTCCAATAGCAAAAGACGCTACAGTTCCGGTAATAGAAGTCATTCCGGAAGATACTTCCCACTTGATGACCGAGACTTTAGCCCGAGTATATTTAGAACAAAAAAAATATTCAAAAGCAATTCAAGCCTATGAAATATTAATTTTGAAATATCCGGAAAAAAGTAGTTTCTTTGCAAACCGAATTTCGGATATTAAAATTTTACAACAAAATAATAATTAA
- the secG gene encoding preprotein translocase subunit SecG, with product MSTFSIFLVLITIVCFLLIIVVMVQNPKGGGLSSSLGGSTQMGGVQKTTDFLDKSTWTLATILIVLILLSSLSFTGSTSDANSKIIDDTEAAAPKTATPAPAKPVETPKK from the coding sequence ATGAGCACATTTTCAATCTTTTTAGTATTAATAACAATAGTTTGTTTTTTATTGATCATAGTAGTTATGGTACAAAACCCTAAAGGCGGCGGTTTATCATCTTCATTAGGTGGTTCAACACAAATGGGTGGTGTTCAAAAAACAACTGACTTTTTAGATAAAAGTACTTGGACATTAGCAACTATATTAATTGTTTTGATATTATTATCAAGCTTAAGTTTCACAGGAAGCACAAGTGATGCTAATTCAAAAATCATTGATGATACAGAAGCTGCTGCTCCAAAAACAGCAACTCCGGCTCCGGCTAAACCAGTTGAGACTCCAAAAAAATAA
- a CDS encoding co-chaperone GroES, with translation MALNIKPLSDRVIIEPAAAETQTASGIIIPDTAKEKPQKGTVVAVGNGKKDEPLTVKVGDVVLYGKYAGTDLKFNGKDYLIMREDDILAII, from the coding sequence ATGGCATTAAATATCAAACCTCTTTCAGACAGAGTTATCATTGAACCTGCAGCCGCTGAAACGCAAACAGCTTCCGGAATCATTATTCCTGATACGGCAAAAGAAAAACCGCAAAAAGGAACTGTTGTAGCTGTTGGAAACGGTAAAAAAGACGAACCTTTAACAGTTAAAGTTGGCGATGTTGTTCTTTATGGAAAATATGCCGGAACTGATTTAAAGTTCAATGGAAAAGATTACCTAATCATGCGTGAGGATGACATCTTAGCAATTATATAA
- the groL gene encoding chaperonin GroEL (60 kDa chaperone family; promotes refolding of misfolded polypeptides especially under stressful conditions; forms two stacked rings of heptamers to form a barrel-shaped 14mer; ends can be capped by GroES; misfolded proteins enter the barrel where they are refolded when GroES binds), with protein sequence MAKDIKFDIEARDGLKRGVDALANAVKVTLGPKGRNVIIGKSFGGPTVTKDGVTVAKEIELKDALENMGAQMVKEVASKTNDLAGDGTTTATVLAQAIVKEGLKNVAAGANPMDLKRGIDKAVEAIVADLAKQAQVVGSDSEKIKQIASISANNDEVIGDLIATAFGKVGKEGVITVEEAKGTDTYVDVVEGMQFDRGYLSPYFVTNPEKMEVELERPYILLYDKKVSSLKELLPILEPVAQSGKPLLIIAEDVDGEALSTLVVNKLRGALKIAAVKAPGFGDRRKAMLEDIAILTGGTVIAEESGYTLENTTLEMLGTAEKVTIDKDNTTLVNGAGTADMIKNRVNQIKGQMESTTSDYDKEKLQERLAKLAGGVAVLYVGAASEVEMKEKKDRVDDALHATRAAVEEGIVAGGGVALLRAKSVLDKLKADNADEATGIQIVSRAVEAPLRTIVENAGLEGSVVVAKVSEGKANFGYNAKTDEYVDMLKAGIIDPKKVTRVALENAASVSGMILTTECALVEIKEENAGGGMPMGGGMPGMM encoded by the coding sequence ATGGCAAAAGATATAAAATTCGATATTGAGGCTCGCGACGGTTTAAAACGTGGTGTTGATGCTTTAGCAAATGCAGTAAAAGTAACTCTTGGACCAAAAGGTCGTAATGTAATTATTGGAAAATCATTTGGAGGACCAACCGTTACCAAAGATGGTGTTACCGTTGCAAAAGAAATTGAATTGAAAGACGCATTAGAAAATATGGGTGCGCAAATGGTAAAAGAAGTAGCATCAAAAACCAATGATTTAGCTGGTGACGGAACTACGACTGCAACTGTTTTGGCTCAGGCTATCGTTAAAGAAGGTTTGAAAAACGTTGCTGCCGGCGCGAATCCAATGGATTTAAAGCGTGGAATTGATAAAGCAGTTGAAGCTATTGTGGCTGACCTTGCAAAACAAGCTCAGGTTGTTGGAAGTGATTCTGAAAAAATAAAACAAATTGCTTCTATTTCCGCAAATAATGATGAAGTTATTGGTGATTTGATTGCAACTGCTTTTGGAAAAGTAGGTAAAGAAGGTGTTATCACTGTCGAAGAAGCAAAAGGAACTGATACTTATGTTGATGTTGTGGAAGGAATGCAGTTTGACAGAGGTTATTTGTCTCCGTATTTTGTTACCAATCCAGAGAAAATGGAAGTAGAATTAGAAAGACCATACATTCTTTTATATGACAAAAAAGTATCTTCTCTAAAAGAGTTATTACCAATATTAGAACCAGTAGCACAATCCGGGAAACCATTATTAATTATTGCGGAAGATGTTGATGGCGAAGCGTTATCGACATTGGTGGTAAACAAATTACGTGGTGCATTGAAAATTGCTGCTGTAAAAGCTCCTGGTTTTGGTGACAGAAGAAAAGCAATGTTGGAAGATATTGCCATACTAACCGGAGGAACTGTCATTGCTGAAGAAAGTGGTTATACTTTAGAAAACACTACTTTAGAAATGTTGGGTACCGCTGAAAAAGTAACTATTGATAAAGACAATACAACTTTGGTAAATGGTGCCGGAACGGCTGACATGATTAAAAATCGTGTAAACCAAATCAAAGGTCAAATGGAGTCAACGACTTCTGACTATGATAAAGAAAAACTACAGGAACGTTTGGCTAAATTAGCTGGCGGTGTTGCTGTACTATATGTTGGTGCTGCTTCTGAAGTAGAAATGAAAGAGAAAAAAGATCGTGTAGACGATGCGCTTCATGCGACTCGCGCTGCGGTTGAAGAAGGAATTGTAGCTGGTGGTGGTGTTGCTTTATTAAGAGCAAAATCAGTTTTGGATAAGCTAAAAGCTGACAATGCTGATGAAGCTACAGGAATCCAAATTGTATCACGTGCTGTTGAAGCTCCGTTAAGAACTATTGTTGAGAATGCAGGATTAGAAGGTTCTGTTGTCGTTGCAAAAGTTTCGGAAGGGAAAGCCAATTTTGGTTACAACGCCAAAACAGACGAATATGTTGATATGCTAAAAGCCGGAATCATTGATCCTAAAAAAGTAACGCGTGTAGCCCTTGAAAATGCTGCCTCAGTTTCAGGAATGATTTTAACTACCGAATGTGCATTGGTGGAAATCAAAGAAGAAAATGCTGGTGGCGGAATGCCAATGGGCGGTGGAATGCCGGGAATGATGTAA
- a CDS encoding DedA family protein codes for MSDFDWMQLLNPEFYITMSIGGVKVGLWIVLFIVFAETGLFAGFFLPGDSLLFLAGIYSRDLVENFAVIPSDIANVTLLSVLVAVAGILGNMMGYWFGERSGYYLYKKEDSFWFKKKYLIQSKDFFERYGGKAIIFARFLPIVRTFAPIVAGIVTMDKKKFMFYNIVSSFLWSFTLIFSGHYLYGMFLEKFDIDLKHHIEKIVIGIILVSTFPVFLKMIKKTPKQE; via the coding sequence ATGAGTGATTTTGACTGGATGCAATTACTAAATCCCGAATTTTACATAACCATGTCTATTGGTGGTGTAAAAGTTGGTTTGTGGATTGTGTTGTTTATTGTTTTTGCCGAAACAGGTTTGTTTGCCGGTTTCTTTTTGCCTGGTGATAGCTTACTTTTTTTAGCAGGAATATACAGTCGGGATTTAGTTGAGAACTTTGCTGTCATACCATCAGATATTGCTAATGTGACACTGTTGTCAGTATTGGTTGCTGTTGCAGGAATCTTAGGAAATATGATGGGATATTGGTTTGGTGAAAGAAGCGGATATTATTTATATAAAAAAGAAGATAGCTTTTGGTTCAAGAAAAAATACCTGATTCAGTCTAAAGATTTCTTTGAAAGATATGGTGGAAAAGCGATAATCTTCGCGCGTTTTTTACCAATCGTCAGAACATTTGCGCCTATAGTTGCCGGAATTGTGACTATGGATAAAAAGAAGTTTATGTTTTACAACATTGTAAGCTCATTCCTTTGGTCATTTACTCTTATTTTCTCCGGGCATTACTTATATGGAATGTTTTTAGAGAAATTTGATATCGATTTAAAACATCACATTGAGAAAATCGTTATCGGAATAATATTAGTTTCTACGTTTCCGGTTTTCCTGAAGATGATTAAGAAAACACCAAAGCAAGAATAA
- a CDS encoding DUF2490 domain-containing protein — MKKLGIVLLLLIYSNCLAQKTVEDQRVWFAYTGQYKVSEKWGYHIEAQFRLDNELQQNLQNLFRIGGIYYLSPYKNISGGYALVNTYSASLDKFYRENRFWQQYQFNKKWNENKNTIIHRFRLEQRWVEQLATENTTNYQNRFRYLNRNLFHIANIRSSNEEIYAVVQDEVFLNLGDNKINSKVIDQNRFLIGLGLNYNNNIRLELGYMNQFVTSSSGNDVMNHTVSVSLLQNLDLQKH; from the coding sequence TTGAAAAAGCTAGGAATCGTTTTGTTATTGCTAATTTATAGCAATTGTTTAGCTCAAAAAACAGTTGAGGACCAAAGAGTTTGGTTTGCTTACACCGGGCAATATAAGGTTTCTGAAAAATGGGGTTATCATATTGAAGCGCAATTCAGGCTTGACAATGAGCTGCAACAAAATCTTCAAAATTTATTTAGAATAGGCGGGATCTATTATTTGTCACCATATAAAAACATAAGTGGCGGCTATGCTTTAGTCAATACTTATAGTGCTTCGTTGGATAAATTTTACAGAGAAAACAGGTTTTGGCAACAATACCAGTTCAATAAAAAATGGAATGAGAATAAGAACACGATCATTCACAGATTTCGATTAGAGCAACGATGGGTTGAGCAATTAGCAACTGAAAACACTACGAATTATCAGAACAGATTCCGTTATTTGAATAGAAATTTATTTCACATCGCAAATATAAGATCAAGTAACGAAGAAATTTATGCTGTTGTTCAGGATGAAGTTTTTCTGAATTTAGGCGACAATAAAATTAATTCAAAAGTTATCGATCAAAACAGGTTTCTAATTGGACTTGGATTGAATTACAATAACAACATTCGATTAGAATTGGGTTATATGAATCAGTTTGTTACATCCAGTTCTGGTAATGATGTAATGAATCATACCGTTTCGGTATCGTTACTTCAAAATTTAGATTTGCAAAAGCATTAG
- a CDS encoding heavy-metal-associated domain-containing protein yields MKNIILGMMLLFVAFSTQAQDNKNKNAKYEFEVNGNCEQCKKRIQKAAFSVAGVKSADWHIDDHMLHVIINEEKCSLLDVKKAVAKVGHDTEDVKATDEVYENLHSCCKYERK; encoded by the coding sequence ATGAAAAATATAATTTTAGGAATGATGTTACTGTTTGTAGCATTTTCAACACAAGCACAAGACAATAAAAACAAAAATGCCAAATATGAGTTTGAAGTAAATGGCAATTGCGAACAATGTAAAAAGCGAATTCAGAAAGCAGCATTTTCTGTTGCAGGTGTGAAAAGTGCCGATTGGCATATTGATGACCATATGCTGCATGTAATTATAAATGAAGAAAAATGTTCATTACTTGATGTAAAAAAGGCCGTTGCCAAAGTTGGTCATGATACTGAAGATGTTAAAGCAACAGATGAGGTTTATGAAAATCTTCATAGCTGTTGTAAATATGAAAGAAAATAA
- a CDS encoding TonB-dependent receptor plug domain-containing protein, producing the protein MKNTMLFLTLLVSTVTFSQEDVKKDTLKTVNVQASKKGLKKSISGTANMTLVTSKELLKAACCNLAESFETNPSIDVNFSDALTGTKQIKMLGLTSPYIMITEENIPSVRGASQAYGLSFTPGTWVESIQINKGAGSVVNGYESISGQINTELIKPLKDIPFFLNAYGSTDSRFELNTHFNRKVSDYWATSLFLHGNARVAKNDMNEDGFLDNPLGKQFNIANRWQYSNPNTGWVSFLNLRYMNDEKQTGELDFDADRDRLTTNYWGSEINTERLDFSSKIGYVWKDMLYQSVGFQNAFTSHNQESYFGLNQYNIKQQSYYSNLIFNSIISNTKNKFATGLNFTYDKYAEFVNLSDVSRIDNSVGAFFEYTYDDDDKFSYILGGRMDYHNRLGAFFTPRLHVKYNPWEKAVIRFSAGRGKRAANIFAENQNLFASSRTFSVLDTNGKVYGLDPEIAWNYGLSFTQNFKLFGMNADTTVDFYRTDFQNQAVIDVMNSPQQVLFYNLKGKSYANSLQLDFNLEIIKHLNLRTAYKYYDISTDYLSGTFQRPLQAKHRFFVNLEYETHIVEKGKQWKFDFTTNWLGKQQLPNTASNPEQDRLPEFSPSFAVMNAQITRTFSSTFEMYIGGENIGNYRQDKAILGSDNPFGPNFDTSIVYAPVFGQMYYAGLRFKIK; encoded by the coding sequence ATGAAAAATACAATGTTGTTCCTTACATTGTTGGTTTCTACCGTTACTTTTTCACAAGAAGATGTCAAAAAAGACACTCTGAAAACGGTAAACGTTCAAGCCAGTAAAAAAGGACTAAAAAAATCAATTTCAGGAACGGCCAATATGACATTGGTAACAAGTAAAGAATTGCTTAAAGCAGCTTGTTGTAATCTGGCCGAAAGCTTTGAAACCAATCCATCCATCGATGTCAATTTTTCGGATGCTTTGACAGGAACCAAACAAATCAAAATGTTGGGTTTGACAAGTCCTTATATCATGATTACCGAAGAAAATATTCCATCGGTTCGTGGCGCTTCTCAGGCGTATGGTTTGTCTTTTACGCCGGGAACTTGGGTGGAGAGTATCCAAATCAACAAAGGTGCAGGAAGCGTTGTTAATGGTTACGAAAGTATTTCGGGACAAATCAATACCGAATTAATCAAACCTCTAAAAGATATTCCGTTTTTTCTGAATGCTTATGGTTCGACCGATTCCCGTTTTGAATTGAATACTCATTTCAATCGTAAAGTCTCGGATTATTGGGCAACGAGTTTGTTTTTACACGGTAATGCAAGAGTCGCCAAAAACGATATGAACGAAGACGGTTTTCTGGATAATCCATTGGGAAAACAATTCAACATCGCCAATCGTTGGCAATATTCCAATCCGAATACAGGTTGGGTTTCGTTTTTGAATCTTCGTTATATGAATGATGAAAAGCAAACGGGAGAACTCGATTTTGATGCTGACAGAGATAGATTGACAACCAATTATTGGGGTTCAGAAATCAATACCGAAAGACTGGATTTTTCATCAAAAATAGGATATGTTTGGAAAGATATGCTGTATCAAAGTGTCGGATTTCAAAATGCTTTTACCAGTCATAATCAGGAATCGTATTTTGGTTTGAACCAATACAATATCAAGCAGCAAAGCTATTATTCGAATCTGATTTTCAATTCGATTATCAGCAATACAAAGAATAAATTTGCCACAGGATTGAACTTTACCTATGATAAATATGCTGAGTTTGTAAATCTTTCAGATGTAAGCAGAATCGATAATTCGGTCGGTGCTTTCTTTGAATATACTTATGACGACGACGATAAGTTTAGCTATATTCTTGGCGGACGAATGGATTATCACAATAGGTTAGGCGCATTTTTCACACCAAGACTGCATGTAAAATACAATCCTTGGGAAAAAGCTGTGATTCGATTTTCTGCCGGAAGAGGAAAACGTGCTGCGAATATATTTGCTGAAAACCAAAACTTATTTGCCAGCTCAAGGACGTTTTCTGTTTTGGATACGAATGGGAAAGTGTATGGTTTAGATCCGGAAATTGCATGGAATTACGGTCTGAGTTTTACTCAAAATTTCAAACTATTTGGAATGAATGCTGATACAACTGTTGATTTCTACAGAACCGATTTTCAAAACCAGGCAGTTATAGATGTTATGAATTCGCCGCAACAGGTTTTGTTTTATAACCTAAAAGGTAAATCGTATGCTAATAGTTTGCAGCTTGACTTCAATTTGGAAATCATCAAGCATTTGAATTTGAGAACGGCTTATAAATATTATGACATTTCGACGGATTATCTTTCGGGAACTTTTCAAAGACCATTGCAGGCAAAGCATCGTTTCTTTGTGAATTTGGAATATGAAACACACATCGTTGAAAAAGGCAAGCAATGGAAATTCGATTTCACTACCAATTGGTTGGGGAAACAGCAATTGCCAAACACAGCTAGCAATCCGGAGCAAGACAGATTGCCTGAGTTTTCCCCTTCTTTTGCGGTAATGAATGCGCAAATTACCCGAACTTTTTCGAGTACCTTTGAAATGTATATTGGTGGAGAAAATATTGGAAATTATCGTCAGGACAAAGCCATTTTAGGCAGTGATAATCCGTTTGGCCCAAATTTTGACACTTCAATTGTATATGCGCCGGTATTTGGTCAGATGTATTACGCAGGATTGCGATTTAAAATAAAATAA
- a CDS encoding HYC_CC_PP family protein: MIFRKHISILLTALLLVSNLGLAFNVHYCDDEIASITINAAPAVEQTLDECCGIVEEDSECCNDKVIKAEIKSDQIIVKSVSFDADFIPVTHDWKPAIFVSKNNFKQRDNLTYYSDAHTPPLYLLYSQYTFYA; this comes from the coding sequence ATGATTTTCAGAAAACACATTAGTATTTTATTGACAGCTCTCCTGTTGGTTTCCAATTTGGGATTAGCTTTCAATGTACATTATTGTGATGATGAAATCGCTTCTATAACTATAAATGCAGCTCCAGCCGTTGAACAAACTCTAGACGAATGCTGCGGAATTGTTGAGGAAGATTCGGAATGCTGCAATGATAAAGTTATTAAAGCTGAAATTAAATCAGACCAGATTATCGTAAAATCGGTATCATTTGACGCTGATTTTATTCCGGTTACACATGACTGGAAACCTGCAATTTTTGTTTCAAAAAACAACTTCAAACAAAGAGATAATCTTACTTACTACAGCGATGCGCATACACCGCCATTGTATCTCTTATACAGCCAATATACTTTTTATGCCTGA
- a CDS encoding MBL fold metallo-hydrolase RNA specificity domain-containing protein: MKIKFLGGAGTVTGSKTLIESNGLRILIDCGQFQGIKPLRELNWEPLPILPNTIDFVLLTHGHLDHCGWLPRLVNQGFEGKIYCTSPTAAVTKLILLDSAKIQEEEANKANEEHFSKHEKAEPLYNIEQTEEVFPLFRVIKPNQKVSLDAEISAVFRNAGHIIGACSIELKLEGETLVFSGDIGRDNDVLMYSPVKPKEADYVFLESTYGNRIHPDEDVKLLLETYINNTYQNGGTVIIPSFAVERAQTIMYLIWKLKEEDRIPNIPYVIDTPMGINVLDVFTDNKNWHKLSENDCVEMCKTFTMNTEYQETIDTIFDKRPKVVIAASGMVTGGRVLSYLEEYIGLPETAIIMVGYQGEGTRGRKLLEGATEIKIHGKYYPVLAKILEIQGLSAHGDQNDLLNWLSELKNKPKKVFLVHGENQPADELRIKIQEKYGFDCAVPLMGQEFEL; encoded by the coding sequence ATGAAAATTAAATTTCTTGGAGGAGCAGGAACAGTAACGGGTTCAAAAACTTTAATTGAAAGTAACGGACTCAGAATCCTAATTGATTGCGGACAATTTCAAGGGATAAAACCATTACGAGAACTCAATTGGGAACCATTACCGATTTTGCCCAACACAATTGATTTTGTTTTGCTTACACATGGCCATTTAGATCATTGCGGTTGGTTGCCAAGATTGGTCAATCAAGGATTTGAAGGAAAAATATATTGCACAAGTCCAACAGCGGCAGTTACCAAATTAATTTTGTTAGACAGCGCCAAAATTCAGGAAGAAGAAGCCAATAAAGCCAACGAAGAGCATTTTTCCAAGCATGAAAAAGCAGAACCGTTGTATAATATTGAGCAAACCGAAGAAGTTTTTCCATTATTTAGAGTGATAAAACCAAATCAGAAAGTATCGCTTGATGCTGAAATATCAGCTGTTTTTAGAAACGCCGGTCACATCATTGGCGCTTGTTCTATCGAGCTGAAATTAGAAGGGGAAACGCTCGTTTTTTCCGGAGATATTGGTCGGGATAATGATGTGCTGATGTATTCGCCGGTAAAACCCAAAGAAGCGGATTATGTTTTTTTAGAAAGTACTTATGGTAATAGAATACATCCTGATGAGGACGTCAAATTGCTGTTAGAAACCTACATCAACAACACGTATCAAAATGGTGGAACTGTTATTATTCCGAGTTTCGCTGTAGAACGCGCCCAAACCATTATGTATTTGATTTGGAAGCTAAAAGAGGAAGATAGAATTCCAAATATTCCATACGTAATTGATACTCCAATGGGAATAAACGTTTTGGATGTTTTTACAGATAATAAAAATTGGCATAAACTTTCCGAAAATGATTGCGTTGAAATGTGCAAAACATTCACCATGAATACAGAATATCAGGAAACTATAGATACAATTTTTGATAAACGGCCAAAAGTTGTCATAGCAGCAAGCGGAATGGTTACCGGAGGAAGGGTTTTGAGTTATTTAGAAGAATACATTGGATTGCCTGAAACAGCAATAATTATGGTTGGCTATCAAGGCGAAGGAACGCGTGGCAGAAAGCTTTTAGAAGGAGCAACAGAAATAAAAATTCATGGGAAATATTATCCGGTTTTGGCCAAAATTCTTGAAATACAAGGATTGTCAGCGCATGGTGACCAAAATGATTTGCTCAATTGGTTATCAGAATTAAAAAACAAACCTAAAAAAGTTTTTTTAGTACATGGTGAAAACCAACCGGCAGACGAGTTGCGAATCAAAATTCAGGAAAAATACGGTTTTGATTGCGCTGTTCCGTTGATGGGACAAGAGTTTGAATTGTAA
- a CDS encoding ATP cone domain-containing protein codes for MKIVKHSGSVVEFNRDKLKSSLLKSGASILVVDGILQAIDNQIYEGITTKKIYKLAFNLLKKSSNSNAARYNLRVAIQMLGPAGFFFEKFISRLFISEGYTTKNNLFLQGKCVSHEIDVVIKKNNYIEMIECKFHPRSETNSDVKVPMYILSRFNDLKDRNHPIFSKSDKISSCWIATNNRFTTDAMSFANCSGLKLLSWDYPPKFCLRKKIDNEQLYPITCLTTLTLAEKDKLLVSDIILAREIIDKVEVLEKIGLSPIRIKNVTKEASELCKYL; via the coding sequence ATGAAAATAGTAAAGCATTCTGGCAGTGTTGTTGAGTTTAATCGAGACAAACTTAAAAGTTCTTTATTAAAATCGGGTGCAAGTATATTGGTTGTTGATGGTATTCTGCAAGCTATCGACAATCAAATTTACGAAGGTATTACTACCAAAAAAATCTACAAACTAGCTTTTAATTTACTCAAAAAATCTTCTAACTCCAATGCGGCGAGATATAATCTGAGAGTTGCTATTCAAATGCTTGGTCCAGCCGGTTTTTTCTTTGAAAAATTCATTTCACGGCTATTTATTTCTGAAGGCTATACAACAAAAAACAATCTTTTTTTACAAGGCAAATGTGTGAGTCACGAAATAGATGTCGTTATCAAAAAAAACAATTATATCGAAATGATAGAATGCAAATTTCATCCAAGAAGCGAAACCAATTCTGATGTAAAAGTCCCAATGTATATACTTTCCAGATTTAATGATTTGAAAGACAGAAACCATCCGATATTTTCCAAAAGCGATAAAATTTCAAGCTGTTGGATTGCAACCAATAACCGATTTACTACCGATGCAATGAGTTTTGCCAATTGTTCCGGATTAAAATTATTGAGTTGGGATTATCCACCAAAATTTTGTTTGCGAAAAAAAATTGATAATGAGCAATTGTATCCGATTACTTGTTTAACGACTTTGACTTTGGCCGAAAAAGATAAATTGTTGGTGTCGGATATCATCTTGGCTAGGGAAATTATTGATAAAGTTGAAGTTCTTGAAAAAATCGGACTTAGTCCAATCAGAATAAAAAACGTGACTAAAGAAGCGTCAGAACTGTGTAAATATTTGTGA
- a CDS encoding exosortase F system-associated membrane protein gives MLQKLIRNKEKVGWSLFLILLLILIRVFEDTLFYDPFLNYFKDEYAHLPFPQINIFKLFFSLGIRFYLNSVISLLLLYVIFKDKQIVKFSALLFMILGSVLMISFIFTLISFGEESKMTLFYIRRFLIQPIFILLFIPGFYYQKQIKK, from the coding sequence ATGCTACAGAAGTTGATAAGAAATAAAGAAAAAGTAGGCTGGTCATTGTTTTTGATATTGCTTCTGATTTTAATCAGAGTATTTGAAGACACGCTATTCTACGATCCGTTTTTAAATTATTTCAAAGACGAATACGCGCATTTGCCGTTTCCACAAATCAACATTTTTAAATTGTTTTTTAGTTTGGGAATAAGGTTCTATCTCAATTCAGTGATTTCATTATTACTGCTGTATGTGATTTTTAAAGACAAGCAGATTGTAAAATTTTCGGCCTTGCTTTTTATGATTTTGGGTTCGGTTTTGATGATTAGTTTCATTTTTACGCTTATTTCTTTTGGAGAAGAAAGCAAAATGACGCTTTTTTACATCAGACGTTTTTTGATTCAACCGATTTTTATTTTGCTTTTCATTCCCGGATTTTATTATCAGAAGCAAATTAAAAAATAA